The following coding sequences are from one Acidisarcina sp. window:
- a CDS encoding bifunctional oligoribonuclease/PAP phosphatase NrnA, translating to MEHYQPIRAILEIIEQGHRFLVTSHARPDGDAMGSMLACGAILRQLGKHADVVSSDRPPLLYSGLPGADEMRCASRIEGDYDAVIVLECDGLERTGLQGLEGLRIINMDHHASGRAYGDVNWINREACAVAEMVYELALAAGAVITPDIATCIYTAVLTDTGSFCYGNTDEHTFELARELVLCGADPKQAAQQIYFSNPTSKMLLLGAALSNIKREGRIAWMWVTHNDMVRACAAEEDCEGIVNYAISIAGVDVAAFLRELPDRGVRVSMRSKGDMDAAEIAQHFGGGGHKNASGCTLPGPLPAAAESIVKLMRSKANATVHDVA from the coding sequence ATGGAGCACTACCAGCCAATACGCGCAATCCTGGAGATCATCGAGCAGGGTCATCGCTTTCTCGTCACCTCCCATGCCCGGCCGGACGGCGACGCCATGGGTTCCATGCTGGCCTGTGGAGCGATCCTGCGCCAGCTTGGCAAGCATGCGGATGTCGTCTCCAGCGACCGTCCGCCTCTGCTTTACAGCGGACTTCCAGGCGCTGACGAGATGCGTTGCGCCAGCCGCATCGAAGGAGACTACGATGCCGTGATCGTCCTCGAATGCGACGGGCTGGAGCGCACCGGCCTTCAGGGGCTGGAGGGCTTGCGCATCATCAATATGGATCACCATGCCAGCGGCCGCGCTTATGGCGATGTGAACTGGATAAACCGCGAAGCCTGCGCCGTAGCGGAGATGGTCTACGAGTTGGCGCTTGCCGCCGGAGCCGTTATCACTCCGGACATTGCGACGTGTATCTACACCGCGGTTCTGACAGATACGGGAAGCTTCTGCTACGGCAACACGGACGAGCACACCTTTGAGCTGGCTCGGGAACTGGTCCTGTGCGGAGCCGATCCCAAGCAGGCCGCGCAGCAGATCTACTTCAGCAATCCCACCTCAAAGATGCTCCTGCTGGGCGCCGCCCTCTCCAATATCAAGCGCGAAGGACGCATCGCCTGGATGTGGGTCACGCATAACGACATGGTCCGCGCATGCGCGGCCGAAGAAGACTGCGAAGGAATTGTGAACTACGCCATCAGTATCGCCGGAGTCGACGTTGCCGCCTTCCTGCGCGAGCTTCCGGACCGCGGAGTACGCGTCAGCATGCGCAGCAAGGGCGATATGGACGCGGCGGAGATTGCCCAGCATTTTGGCGGAGGCGGGCACAAGAACGCCAGCGGCTGCACGCTGCCCGGCCCACTCCCCGCAGCGGCAGAGAGCATTGTGAAGCTGATGCGGAGCAAAGCCAACGCGACCGTCCATGATGTAGCCTGA
- the rbfA gene encoding 30S ribosome-binding factor RbfA: MPEPRARQYHRDRVAEALREEISAVIEGELSDPRISFCYVSEVLLNPGGKSARVYVAVDGGMKEETETIEALMNARGHIRHRLLELMGVRHIPDLSFHIDRSEKMKNRIDQLLGREKKKKTKSEPAQDSTTPLRTEL, translated from the coding sequence ATGCCAGAACCACGCGCGCGCCAATATCATCGGGACCGCGTTGCGGAAGCACTCCGCGAAGAAATCAGCGCCGTCATCGAGGGCGAACTCTCCGACCCGAGAATCAGCTTCTGTTACGTCAGCGAAGTCCTGCTGAATCCGGGAGGCAAATCTGCACGCGTTTATGTGGCGGTCGATGGCGGTATGAAGGAAGAGACCGAAACCATCGAAGCGCTGATGAATGCGCGCGGACACATCCGTCACCGTCTGCTCGAGCTGATGGGGGTACGCCACATACCGGATCTCAGCTTTCACATTGACCGCTCGGAAAAAATGAAGAACCGGATCGACCAGCTCCTGGGCCGCGAGAAAAAGAAGAAGACAAAATCAGAGCCGGCACAGGACTCCACCACCCCACTCAGAACGGAGCTATAA
- a CDS encoding DUF503 domain-containing protein yields the protein MPIAALTIELHIEHAQSLKDRRQVVRSLKDKLKAGFNISVAELDEAITWQSATLGVCAISGSRDYLTGLMQQVENAAVRIANDLGAEIRDSYWHFVDE from the coding sequence ATGCCGATTGCCGCTCTCACCATCGAGCTTCACATTGAGCACGCACAGTCGCTGAAGGACCGGCGGCAGGTAGTGCGGTCGCTCAAAGATAAGCTGAAGGCGGGCTTTAACATCTCCGTCGCAGAGTTGGACGAGGCCATCACCTGGCAATCTGCCACCCTCGGAGTTTGTGCCATCTCCGGTTCCCGCGACTACCTGACCGGACTGATGCAGCAGGTGGAGAACGCCGCCGTCCGCATCGCAAACGATCTGGGCGCTGAAATCAGGGACTCCTACTGGCATTTTGTTGACGAGTAG
- a CDS encoding sodium:solute symporter family protein, with translation MNLYAAVLGAIVLTLLTVSLVQLRHVKTKADYLVAGRSLPAFVLVFTLLSSWIGSGSLLGGAENAYRHGFAALWQAGGGWAGLLLIYFIAPRARKFAQFTIPDLLEARYNQAARVLGVIAVLFAYTAITSYQLTGGGDILHLVFPTIISADLGKYIIAVFVIVFTAIAGMASVAYMDVVIGMLATITMCVALPVLLRSAGGWSHVTHALPATHFQVLGDFSLLQALELFLPTCLLMLGNQSMYQKFFSAKSEKDARNAVAGWILGTIVLETVIVALAVVGSVRFPAGEVSKHPREIIAYTALNGLPPFLGALLMGAVFAKIISTANNYLFSPATNLVNDVFVRYLAPEASNKRVLIVSRLMVALLGVWALYQALHTDSVLKKTLYAYTIYSAALTPVILAAFYSRRANGAGAVSAIGAGTFVTFFWDVPLVQHHLPSVLAQRDAIFPALVASLLCLVVVSLATKPPKPEQVALFFPE, from the coding sequence ATGAACCTGTATGCCGCCGTCCTCGGCGCAATCGTTCTCACCCTGCTCACTGTCTCGCTGGTGCAGTTGCGCCACGTCAAGACCAAAGCGGATTACCTCGTCGCCGGGCGATCCCTGCCGGCATTTGTGCTGGTCTTCACGCTGCTCTCTTCCTGGATCGGCTCCGGCTCCCTGCTTGGCGGTGCGGAGAACGCCTACCGCCACGGCTTTGCGGCGCTATGGCAGGCGGGCGGAGGATGGGCCGGTCTGCTGCTGATCTACTTCATCGCCCCCCGCGCCAGAAAGTTCGCGCAGTTCACCATCCCCGATTTGCTGGAGGCCCGTTATAACCAGGCCGCGCGCGTGCTCGGAGTCATCGCGGTCCTCTTCGCCTACACCGCCATCACCAGCTACCAGCTCACCGGCGGCGGAGACATCCTGCACCTCGTCTTCCCCACCATCATCTCCGCTGATCTCGGCAAATACATCATCGCCGTCTTTGTCATCGTCTTTACCGCAATCGCGGGGATGGCCTCCGTTGCCTACATGGACGTAGTGATCGGCATGCTCGCCACCATCACGATGTGCGTGGCGCTGCCGGTACTGCTCCGCTCCGCGGGTGGATGGAGCCACGTGACCCACGCGCTGCCTGCGACGCACTTCCAGGTGCTTGGCGACTTCAGCCTGCTGCAGGCGCTCGAGCTCTTCCTGCCGACATGCCTGCTCATGCTTGGCAACCAGTCCATGTACCAGAAGTTTTTTTCCGCGAAGTCGGAGAAGGATGCGCGCAACGCCGTCGCAGGCTGGATCCTCGGCACCATTGTTCTGGAGACAGTGATCGTTGCCCTCGCCGTCGTCGGCTCTGTGCGCTTCCCGGCGGGAGAAGTATCGAAGCACCCACGCGAAATCATCGCCTACACGGCGCTGAACGGACTCCCGCCATTCCTCGGAGCCTTGCTGATGGGAGCGGTCTTTGCCAAGATCATCTCCACTGCCAACAACTATCTCTTCTCCCCGGCAACCAACCTGGTCAACGATGTCTTCGTCCGTTACCTTGCGCCCGAGGCGTCAAACAAACGTGTTCTCATCGTCTCCCGCCTGATGGTCGCCCTGCTTGGCGTCTGGGCTCTCTATCAGGCGCTGCACACTGATTCGGTGCTCAAGAAAACCCTCTACGCCTACACCATCTACTCGGCGGCACTTACGCCGGTGATCCTGGCGGCCTTCTATTCGCGCCGTGCCAATGGCGCAGGAGCAGTCAGCGCAATTGGTGCCGGCACATTCGTGACTTTCTTTTGGGATGTGCCGTTGGTTCAGCACCACCTGCCTTCGGTTCTCGCGCAACGCGACGCCATCTTCCCCGCCCTGGTCGCTTCTCTGCTGTGCCTTGTGGTCGTCAGCCTCGCCACCAAACCACCGAAGCCGGAGCAAGTCGCCCTCTTCTTCCCGGAGTAG